Proteins found in one Pectobacterium atrosepticum genomic segment:
- a CDS encoding methionine synthase, translating into MKTLLPTSTAGSLPKPSWLAEPEKLWSPWKLQNEELIDGKKDALSLSLFDQLRAGIDIVSDGEQTRQHFVTTFIEHLSGVDFEKREVVKIRNRYDASVPTVVGAVTRQKPVFVEDAKFLRQLTKKPIKWALPGPMTMIDTLYDNHYKSREKLAWEFAKILNQEARELEAAGVDIIQFDEPAFNVFFDEVNDWGIAALERAIEGLKCETAVHICYGYGIKANTDWKKTLGSEWRQYEEAFPRLQTSNIDIISLECHNSHVPMDLLELIRGKKVMVGAIDVATNAIETPEEVADTLRKALQFVDADKLYPSTNCGMAPLPRRVATGKLNALSAGAEIVRRELLAK; encoded by the coding sequence ATGAAAACATTGCTACCTACTTCAACTGCTGGCAGTTTGCCCAAACCGTCCTGGCTCGCAGAGCCTGAGAAACTGTGGTCCCCCTGGAAATTACAAAACGAAGAGTTAATTGACGGGAAAAAAGATGCCCTGAGTTTGTCGCTGTTTGATCAACTGCGTGCAGGTATTGATATTGTTAGCGATGGCGAACAAACGCGCCAACACTTTGTCACGACGTTTATTGAGCACCTTAGCGGCGTGGATTTTGAGAAACGTGAAGTCGTTAAAATTCGTAATCGCTATGACGCAAGCGTACCAACCGTTGTCGGTGCGGTGACGCGTCAAAAACCGGTTTTTGTTGAAGATGCCAAATTCTTACGTCAACTCACGAAGAAACCGATTAAATGGGCTCTGCCAGGGCCGATGACGATGATCGATACACTCTATGATAACCACTATAAAAGCCGCGAAAAACTGGCCTGGGAATTCGCAAAAATTCTCAACCAAGAAGCCAGAGAACTCGAGGCTGCTGGTGTGGATATTATTCAGTTTGATGAACCCGCATTTAATGTCTTTTTTGATGAAGTGAATGATTGGGGTATCGCCGCGTTAGAAAGAGCGATTGAAGGGCTGAAATGTGAAACAGCGGTACATATCTGCTACGGATATGGCATCAAAGCCAATACAGATTGGAAAAAGACGCTGGGATCAGAGTGGCGCCAATATGAAGAAGCGTTTCCAAGACTGCAAACATCCAATATCGATATCATCTCACTGGAATGCCATAATTCGCATGTTCCCATGGACCTGCTTGAACTAATTCGCGGTAAAAAAGTGATGGTCGGGGCCATTGACGTGGCAACCAATGCCATTGAGACACCAGAGGAAGTAGCCGATACTCTGCGAAAAGCGCTTCAGTTTGTCGATGCAGACAAGCTCTATCCTTCAACCAACTGTGGCATGGCTCCTTTACCTCGTCGGGTAGCCACAGGCAAGCTCAATGCGCTAAGTGCTGGCGCAGAAATCGTCCGAAGAGAACTCTTGGCTAAATAA
- a CDS encoding D-alanine--poly(phosphoribitol) ligase, with protein MNLHSELQELQDFLRAALLQPANPNQLAISGSDDAMTWQQLSVAVTDWSHRYQQCQRPAGSPVVLYGHQQAEFAVAIYSCLLHNIPYIPVDCIYPQERLKEICHLANAPYYYDVATRQFIATGEAGQALVEQNLAYIMFTSGSTGKPKGVQIGRESLWHFMKWVREDFSLPDAPVLMNHAVFSFDLSLIPLLANLATGGHIVLNAKEDIAAENWLDRLKDNGVSVWVSTPSFAYQKLLSPQFNSEYLPELNVFVFIGEVLNKALVKQLRRRFPHAKILNSYGPTEATIATTVIEITDDILHSENDLLPVGAMMPDSRMEITAEGELIIWGKNVMRGYLGLAQENAEKLLHRESEAFRGYRTGDLGYENGLLYCQGRNDSQIKLNGYRIEINEIENRLLAISDISEAVVLPLMKSGGGVLRIAAFCVTSLAPEVIKTSLSKVIPPYMVPSQIIIKDALPLNPNGKIDRKLLDTHARTI; from the coding sequence ATGAACCTTCATTCAGAGCTTCAGGAACTGCAAGATTTCCTTCGTGCGGCATTACTTCAACCCGCTAACCCAAATCAGTTGGCGATTAGCGGTAGCGATGACGCGATGACCTGGCAACAGCTATCCGTTGCCGTTACAGACTGGTCGCATCGCTATCAGCAATGCCAGCGGCCCGCAGGTTCACCCGTCGTATTATATGGGCATCAGCAGGCGGAGTTTGCCGTGGCGATCTATAGCTGCCTGCTGCATAACATTCCGTATATCCCGGTGGACTGCATCTATCCGCAGGAGCGGCTTAAGGAGATTTGCCACCTGGCGAACGCCCCTTACTACTACGATGTCGCGACCCGGCAGTTCATTGCTACCGGTGAGGCTGGTCAGGCACTGGTCGAGCAGAATCTCGCCTATATCATGTTCACCTCCGGCAGCACCGGAAAACCCAAGGGTGTGCAGATCGGGCGTGAAAGCCTGTGGCATTTCATGAAGTGGGTGCGTGAGGATTTCTCGCTGCCAGACGCGCCAGTGCTGATGAACCATGCGGTGTTCAGTTTCGATCTCTCCCTGATCCCGCTGCTGGCGAATCTTGCCACTGGGGGGCACATCGTTCTGAATGCGAAAGAGGATATTGCGGCAGAAAACTGGCTCGATCGCCTAAAAGACAATGGCGTTTCTGTCTGGGTTTCAACGCCATCTTTTGCCTATCAGAAACTGCTCTCTCCTCAGTTCAACAGTGAATATTTACCTGAACTCAACGTCTTCGTGTTCATCGGTGAAGTGCTAAACAAAGCGCTGGTCAAACAGTTACGCCGCCGCTTCCCGCACGCCAAAATTCTCAACTCCTATGGCCCAACGGAAGCGACTATCGCCACCACCGTCATCGAAATCACCGATGACATCCTGCATAGCGAAAACGATCTGCTGCCGGTTGGCGCGATGATGCCGGATTCCAGAATGGAAATTACCGCTGAGGGTGAGCTGATTATTTGGGGCAAAAATGTGATGCGCGGCTACCTTGGGCTCGCGCAGGAGAACGCTGAGAAATTGTTGCATCGGGAAAGTGAAGCGTTCCGAGGCTACAGAACCGGCGACCTGGGCTATGAGAACGGGCTCCTTTACTGTCAGGGCCGCAATGACAGCCAGATCAAACTCAATGGCTACCGCATTGAAATCAACGAGATTGAAAATCGCCTGCTGGCGATATCCGACATCAGCGAAGCGGTTGTCCTGCCGCTGATGAAATCGGGCGGTGGCGTGCTGCGTATTGCGGCATTCTGCGTGACGAGCTTAGCACCCGAAGTGATTAAAACCTCGCTCTCTAAGGTGATTCCGCCTTACATGGTGCCTTCCCAAATCATTATCAAAGATGCGTTGCCGCTGAATCCTAACGGCAAAATTGATCGTAAACTGCTGGATACCCATGCCCGCACGATTTAA
- a CDS encoding acyl carrier protein, translating into MEQEILALFEKILSRKVGFNDELIESDILDSILAVDLVLEVQDVYGCVIPPTEVATVLKTPADLARYIEENRG; encoded by the coding sequence ATGGAACAAGAAATACTCGCGCTGTTTGAAAAGATCTTATCCCGTAAAGTGGGCTTTAACGATGAGCTGATTGAGTCCGATATTCTCGACTCGATTCTGGCGGTCGATCTGGTGCTGGAGGTGCAGGACGTTTACGGCTGCGTGATCCCACCAACCGAAGTCGCTACCGTTCTGAAGACCCCTGCGGATCTGGCTCGTTACATTGAAGAGAACCGTGGCTAA
- a CDS encoding membrane-bound O-acyltransferase, with product MYSSGMFFFLLFSSALLFALINRVFSYRLTYLSAFSVLAVLGWGYIFQGDYVVPVAVFLSFYIIVTLKEKGWLKTWQAVSLTLLPLFLVKLHLNNHWGMIGLSFMTFRAIDVLLYRSKKDGQNFLHYFCYLFMPFIILAGPMYRWRTWLVDINKPVFTMTREQFLVAIEQILTGIIQKFLFAMLINNLVIESWSHRPFTLSVGVVMSLAYSAYLYFDFAGYSNMAIGAGRLFGLNIPANFNMPILAKNPQDFWRRFHISLSEWLRDVVFMPIYMNLMKLDFFRQNKTLAQNIGIFCTLFCMGAWNGLERHYVISGALFGAISVAHNMLQWSAKRSPALNNCLHHPVIAFIGRILTLASAAASLYIFSGMSPL from the coding sequence ATGTACAGCTCCGGAATGTTTTTTTTCCTTCTGTTTTCATCAGCATTATTGTTTGCGCTGATTAATCGCGTATTCAGTTATCGGCTGACGTATTTATCCGCCTTTTCCGTATTGGCGGTATTGGGCTGGGGATATATTTTCCAGGGGGATTACGTTGTTCCTGTGGCGGTTTTCCTGAGTTTTTATATTATCGTCACCTTAAAAGAGAAAGGCTGGTTAAAAACCTGGCAGGCGGTCAGCCTGACGTTGCTTCCGCTGTTTTTGGTGAAATTACACCTCAATAACCATTGGGGCATGATCGGTCTGTCTTTTATGACCTTCCGCGCGATTGACGTTCTACTTTATCGCAGCAAAAAAGATGGTCAGAATTTCCTGCATTACTTCTGCTACCTTTTTATGCCTTTTATTATTCTGGCTGGCCCGATGTATCGCTGGCGGACATGGCTTGTTGACATTAATAAACCGGTTTTCACGATGACCCGTGAGCAGTTTTTAGTGGCCATAGAGCAAATTCTTACCGGTATTATTCAGAAGTTCTTATTCGCCATGTTGATCAATAATCTGGTCATTGAGTCGTGGAGCCATCGTCCGTTTACGCTAAGCGTTGGTGTGGTGATGTCGCTGGCCTACAGCGCCTATCTGTATTTTGATTTTGCCGGTTACAGCAATATGGCTATTGGCGCGGGGCGCTTATTTGGCCTGAATATCCCGGCGAACTTCAATATGCCCATTTTGGCTAAAAACCCGCAAGATTTCTGGCGGCGTTTCCACATCAGCCTGTCTGAATGGCTGAGAGACGTGGTCTTTATGCCGATTTATATGAATCTGATGAAGCTCGATTTTTTCCGACAGAACAAAACGCTGGCGCAAAATATTGGCATCTTCTGCACCCTGTTTTGTATGGGGGCATGGAACGGACTCGAACGACACTATGTCATCAGCGGCGCGCTGTTCGGCGCCATTTCCGTTGCTCACAACATGTTGCAGTGGTCTGCTAAACGCAGTCCGGCTTTGAACAATTGTCTACATCATCCGGTTATTGCGTTCATCGGTCGAATTCTGACGCTGGCAAGCGCCGCAGCCTCCCTCTACATCTTTAGCGGAATGTCTCCTCTATGA
- a CDS encoding DUF1852 domain-containing protein: MNKDFTFTIKSSCFDENYNPSENTRITTNFANLARGKSRQENLRNTLVMMDNRFNTLAYWDNPKANRYSVELEIISVEIDIEGNGDTFPAIEILKTNIVDKKTNERIEGIVGNNFSSYVRDYDFSVLLPEHNKSHPGFSTPDNFGDLHGKLFKCFTNSKFYKDNFNKQPVICLSVSSKNTYHRTGNQHPVLGIEYQQNEPSLTDHYFERMGLQARYFMPANSVAPLAFYFSGDLLNDYTNLELISTISTMETFQKIYRPEIYNANSAAGQYYQPNLNNQDHSLTKIVYDRVERSQLAIEQGKFTEEHFIKPYKNILEQWSAHYAR; the protein is encoded by the coding sequence ATGAATAAAGATTTTACATTTACGATTAAGAGCAGCTGCTTCGATGAGAATTATAACCCCTCCGAAAACACGCGTATCACGACCAACTTTGCTAATTTAGCCAGAGGGAAGAGTCGCCAGGAGAACTTACGCAACACGTTAGTGATGATGGATAATCGCTTCAATACATTGGCGTATTGGGATAACCCTAAAGCTAACCGTTACTCTGTCGAACTTGAGATCATTTCCGTTGAGATTGATATTGAAGGCAATGGCGATACCTTCCCTGCAATTGAAATATTGAAAACGAATATTGTTGATAAAAAAACCAATGAACGCATTGAAGGCATCGTAGGGAATAACTTTTCCTCTTACGTCCGAGATTATGATTTTAGCGTATTACTGCCAGAGCATAATAAGAGTCATCCCGGATTTAGCACGCCAGATAATTTTGGCGATTTGCATGGAAAATTATTTAAATGTTTTACGAATTCAAAATTTTACAAAGATAACTTTAATAAACAACCGGTTATATGCCTAAGTGTTTCAAGTAAAAACACCTATCATCGGACGGGGAATCAGCATCCTGTATTAGGCATCGAATATCAGCAAAATGAACCTTCCTTGACCGATCATTACTTCGAAAGGATGGGGTTACAGGCTCGCTACTTTATGCCTGCAAATAGTGTTGCACCTTTGGCTTTTTATTTTTCTGGTGATTTGCTGAACGATTACACGAATCTTGAGCTTATTAGTACTATCAGCACGATGGAGACTTTCCAAAAGATTTATCGACCTGAGATTTACAATGCTAACTCGGCAGCAGGGCAATACTATCAACCCAACCTGAATAACCAGGATCATTCATTAACAAAAATTGTTTATGATCGGGTAGAACGCAGTCAGTTGGCTATTGAGCAAGGAAAGTTTACTGAAGAGCACTTCATCAAACCCTACAAGAATATTCTTGAACAATGGTCTGCTCACTACGCGCGTTGA